Proteins from one Kazachstania africana CBS 2517 chromosome 1, complete genome genomic window:
- the TOM5 gene encoding Tom5p (similar to Saccharomyces cerevisiae TOM5 (YPR133W-A); ancestral locus Anc_3.469): MFGLPQQEISEEEKRMHEEQTNKTLRNAAVASVVLWVSPIVWHFVKKQWK; this comes from the coding sequence ATGTTTGGTTTACCGCAGCAAGAAATatctgaagaagagaagagaATGCATGAAGAACAAACGAATAAGACATTAAGAAATGCAGCAGTCGCATCTGTTGTATTATGGGTATCCCCAATAGTTTGGCATTTTGTCAAAAAACAATGGAAATGA
- the RPS23B gene encoding 40S ribosomal protein uS12 (similar to Saccharomyces cerevisiae RPS23A (YGR118W) and RPS23B (YPR132W); ancestral locus Anc_3.467) has protein sequence MGKGKPRGLNSARKLRVHRRNNRWAENNYKKRLLGTAFKSSPFGGSSHAKGIVLEKLGIESKQPNSAIRKCVRVQLIKNGKKVTAFVPNDGCLNFVDENDEVLLAGFGRKGKAKGDIPGVRFKVVKVSGVSLLALWKEKKEKPRS, from the exons ATGGGTAAGGGTAAGCCAAGAGGTTTAAATTCTGCTAGAAAATTACGTGTCCACAGAAGAAACAA CCGTTGGGCCGAAAACAACTACAAGAAGAGATTACTAGGTACTGCCTTCAAATCTTCTCCATTCGGTGGTTCTTCTCACGCTAAAGGTATCGTTTTAGAAAAGTTAGGTATCGAATCCAAGCAACCTAACTCTGCTATCAGAAAGTGTGTCAGAGTTCAATTAATCAAGAACGGTAAGAAAGTTACTGCTTTCGTTCCAAATGATGGTTGTTTAAACtttgttgatgaaaatgacgaAGTCTTATTAGCTGGTTTCGGTAGAAAAGGTAAGGCTAAGGGTGATATTCCAGGTGTCAGATTCAAGGTCGTCAAGGTCTCTGGTGTCTCCTTATTAGCTTTATGgaaggaaaagaaggaaaagcCAAGATCTTAA
- the KAFR0A05360 gene encoding pyridoxine 4-dehydrogenase (similar to Saccharomyces cerevisiae YPR127W; ancestral locus Anc_3.462): MSKVGYIKEELSKLHTGYGLMSLTWKPVPVSKEISFESMRQVIALAESNKTKAFFNVGEFYGPDFINLNYVRDFFAKYPDLRKEVIISCKGGINNQTFMSEGKYDDVITSVENCIREIGGYIDLFEVARLDESLIKAGEEYPRESFEALAKLVDGGLIGGISLSEVTSPQIRAIAKDFGKYLTCVEVELSLFSLNIFENDVAKACSDLNLIIICYSPLGRGLLTGQVTSNADIPEGDIRKKMKRFHGDSLQQNLLLVKFLRTEIVDKRDAAHQVTLPQVALGWIKHWNGQKKYAGAKFIPIPSGSTIDRVNENFDEQKCTITDEEFQKINKFLEQFETQGDRYEHA; encoded by the coding sequence ATGTCTAAAGTCGGTTATATTAAGGAAGAATTATCGAAATTACACACCGGTTATGGTTTAATGAGTTTAACTTGGAAACCAGTTCCAGtctcaaaagaaatatcttttgaatCCATGAGACAAGTTATTGCCTTGGCTGAATCCAATAAAACAAAGGCTTTCTTCAATGTCGGTGAATTTTACGGTCCagattttattaatttaaACTACGTGCGGGATTTCTTCGCCAAATACCCTgatttaagaaaagaagttaTCATCTCTTGTAAAGGTGGTATTAACAACCAAACTTTTATGAGTGAAGGTAAATATGACGACGTTATAACTAGTGTTGAAAATTGTATAAGAGAAATTGGCGGTTACATAGATTTATTTGAAGTTGCTAGATTAGACGAATCCTTAATTAAGGCTGGTGAAGAATATCCACGTGAATCTTTCGAAGCATTAGCAAAATTAGTTGACGGAGGTTTGATTGGTGGTATCTCTCTATCAGAAGTTACTAGTCCTCAAATCAGAGCCATTGCTAAGGATTTCGGTAAATACTTAACCTGTGTCGAAGTCGAATTATCTCTATTCAGTCTCAAtattttcgaaaatgaCGTTGCTAAAGCATGTAGTGACTTAAATTTGATCATTATCTGTTACTCTCCATTAGGTAGAGGTTTATTAACTGGTCAAGTCACTTCAAATGCAGATATTCCAGAAGGTGAtattagaaagaaaatgaagagatTCCATGGTGATTCTTTACAACAAAACTTATTGCTTGTTAAGTTTTTACGAACTGAAATTGTTGATAAACGTGATGCCGCCCACCAAGTCACTTTACCACAAGTTGCTTTGGGTTGGATCAAGCATTGGAATGGTCAAAAGAAGTATGCTGGTGCCAAATTTATCCCAATTCCAAGTGGTTCTACAATTGATAGAGTGAATGAAAACTTCGATGAACAAAAGTGTACTATCacagatgaagaattccaaaaaattaacAAATTCTTAGAACAATTCGAAACTCAAGGTGATAGATACGAACATGCTTAA
- the MSS18 gene encoding Mss18p (similar to Saccharomyces cerevisiae MSS18 (YPR134W); ancestral locus Anc_3.470) translates to MSCKFLNNELICLQLNVRTLKRSRFTPFDTHRLIYTELKKLCNVLYCSSNNMQSIAFSFNRYNPNLQLILSSKNITTLSHIVYNIRGICMARGSQKDDKLTMGSLYQQLRESWNNKRPDSDIMIGPWIFSKSPSDFLLTTNNEKISINLNDSPLRHSQDNTYKSHSLSEPVIGNEAIVRLEWEHFNNFDSLPDSMRRWLYGFDRRNDFNEMTKMNSRDSQRLDILLNGFKKF, encoded by the coding sequence ATGTCGTGCAAATTCCTAAATAATGAGCTCATATGTCTCCAATTGAATGTACGCACCTTAAAAAGATCCAGGTTTACTCCATTTGATACGCATAGATTGATTTACACTGAACTGAAGAAGCTCTGTAATGTCTTATATTGCTCTTCAAACAATATGCAAAGCATAGccttttcatttaataGATATAATCCAAACTTACAATTGATACTGAGTTCTAAAAACATAACGACCTTATCACATATAGTCTATAATATTAGGGGAATATGTATGGCCCGTGGCAGTCAAAAGGACGATAAGCTTACGATGGGATCATTGTACCAGCAACTTAGGGAAAGCTGGAATAATAAAAGGCCAGATTCCGACATAATGATTGGACCatggatattttcaaaatccCCTTCAGATTTCCTGTTAACtacaaataatgaaaagatttctataaatttgaatgattcaCCATTGAGACACAGTCAAGACAACACATACAAATCACACTCCCTCTCAGAACCAGTCATTGGAAATGAGGCAATTGTGAGGTTGGAGTGGGAACATTTCAACAACTTTGACTCTTTACCTGATTCAATGCGCCGCTGGTTGTATGGCTTTGATAGAAGgaatgatttcaatgaaatgaCGAAAATGAATTCACGAGATTCCCAAAGATTAGATATCTTGCTCAATggatttaaaaaattttga
- the ANT1 gene encoding Ant1p (similar to Saccharomyces cerevisiae ANT1 (YPR128C); ancestral locus Anc_3.463), producing MSSLEVAVTGAIASALANTVVYPLDLSKTIIQTQSKSTKESKKYSNVVDCIIKIIRRKGLSKLYQGLPVTLLGNIVQSFCYFYFYSRIKEQYLRCKLIKLRIIHISTIEELLLGIVAASISQFFVTPINVVSTKQQTIEEPNEAKFNSVLQSLLKKDRKQLWKGLKVSLLLTINPSITYTAYQKLKTFFYPKQSNNLLQPGQNFLLGVLAKAISTVLTQPLIVTKATLQGNTEVVLENIPQVLVNLYRTEGVVGFWKGLLPQLIKGILVQGLLFSFKDELSKLVRRLIFVYKYYYY from the coding sequence ATGTCTAGCTTAGAAGTAGCTGTCACCGGTGCCATTGCGTCAGCCCTAGCGAATACTGTCGTCTATCCATTGGACTTATCTAAGACAATTATTCAAACTCAATCGAAATCCACAAAAGAATCTAAAAAGTATAGCAATGTTGTAGACTgtatcatcaaaatcattagaCGGAAAggtctttcaaaattgtatCAGGGCCTTCCGGTAACTTTACTTGGCAATATTGTCCAAAGcttttgttatttttatttctacAGTCGAATCAAGGAACAGTATCTCAGATGTAAGCTTATTAAACTTAGAATAATTCATATTTCTACTATTGAAGAACTTTTATTGGGTATTGTGGCTGCATCTATTTCACAGTTTTTTGTAACTCCAATAAATGTTGTTTCTACGAAGCAACAAACGATCGAAGAACCCAATGAAGCAAAATTTAACAGTGTGCTTCAATCattgttgaaaaaagaCAGAAAGCAACTATGGAAAGGACTTAAAGTCTCGTTATTATTGACTATAAATCCTTCTATTACTTATACAGcctatcaaaaattaaagacaTTTTTCTATCCTAAGCAGAGTAATAATCTTCTGCAGCCAGGCCAGAATTTCTTGCTCGGTGTATTAGCAAAAGCTATTTCAACAGTATTGACTCAACCACTGATAGTCACCAAGGCTACATTACAAGGTAATACAGAAGTAgtattggaaaatattcCCCAAGTTTTAGTGAATCTTTATCGTACAGAAGGTGTTGTGGGATTTTGGAAGGGGTTATTGCCTCAATTGATAAAAGGTATTCTTGTGCAAGGTTTACTATTTAGtttcaaagatgaattGTCGAAGTTAGTAAGACGATTAATATTtgtttataaatattacTACTATTAA
- the NUP57 gene encoding FG-nucleoporin NUP57 (similar to Saccharomyces cerevisiae NUP57 (YGR119C); ancestral locus Anc_3.471) produces the protein MLNLGGGSNNATTGLGGSTFGAAKPATGGFSFGSNNNAASTTGTGLFGSNTQQQANSNTGGLFGSKPAGTATGGGLFGQQNSTAPASSTTGGLFGQPSNTNATSGGLFGQQSNTNAPSGGLFGAKPSGLTTTTQTSGGLFGNQPAAHTTGGGLFGQQNNATTAPSTGGLFGTTQAGTTSTGLFGQQQQQQQPATGGLFGSKPATGGLFGQSISQPQQTNVPATATNSITSTQPSFAWSSQQASVSQQPQVPSALSNLNVQANNTQPILAMQQQQNANYPNQIQEQITKCKESWDPSSYKSKLRTYVYNKVNETEAILYNKPNNAIQEEWDHAIENKPNNQVIPVQIFGFEDLNQRNRLQIENVAQIRLILKEMLDRNTSLQQRHELETASRILKVDSKNIEIERRILKVASQLAILKNRGLPLTIGEEKMWGQFKHLLDKSNDPAGLGKSNELWARLAVLKERAKSLSDKLDNTMLVINENGGNEIKQKRDSTDDTSEIKIDKIAHILSNQQRGISYLNDILEKDNASIDERLKKK, from the coding sequence ATGTTGAATTTAGGTGGAGGTTCGAATAACGCTACTACAGGCCTTGGGGGATCAACCTTTGGCGCTGCTAAGCCGGCCACTGGGggattttcttttggtAGCAACAATAATGCGGCATCTACAACTGGAACTGGATTATTTGGGAGTAACACACAACAGCAGGCCAATTCTAATACTGGAGGACTATTTGGATCTAAACCGGCTGGTACTGCCACCGGTGGTGGTCTCTTTGGTCAGCAGAATTCTACTGCCCCGGCATCTAGTACAACAGGAGGACTTTTTGGTCAACCGTCAAATACGAACGCTACTTCGGGTGGCCTTTTTGGGCAACAGTCCAATACAAATGCTCCATCAGGTGGTCTTTTTGGAGCAAAGCCTAGTGGACTAACAACAACAACTCAAACTTCTGGCGGGTTATTTGGAAACCAGCCGGCAGCTCATACTACAGGTGGAGGCCTTTTCGGTCAACAGAACAACGCCACCACTGCACCATCTACCGGAGGTCTTTTTGGTACCACGCAAGCTGGTACGACTTCTACTGGATTATTCGGtcagcaacagcaacaacaacagccTGCAACTGGCGGCTTATTTGGATCTAAACCAGCTACGGGAGGTCTATTTGGCCAGAGTATCTCGCAGCCCCAACAAACTAATGTCCCTGCAACAGCTACGAATAGCATCACCTCTACACAACCATCTTTCGCTTGGTCATCACAACAAGCTTCCGTATCACAACAACCTCAGGTTCCTTCCGCATTAAGCAACTTAAATGTTCAAGCAAATAATACACAACCAATACTAGCAatgcaacaacaacaaaatgcTAATTATCCAAATCAAATACAGGAACAAATAACGAAATGTAAAGAATCATGGGATCCATCATCATACAAAAGTAAATTGCGAACATATGTCTATAATAAAGTGAATGAAACGGAAGCAATCTTATATAACAAGCCCAATAATGCTATACAAGAAGAATGGGATCAtgctattgaaaataaaccTAACAATCAAGTCATACCGGTACAGATCTTTGGGTTCGAAGATCTAAACCAACGTAATAGATTACAGATTGAAAATGTTGCACAAATTAGActtattttgaaagaaatgcTAGATAGGAACACCTCATTACAACAGCGACATGAACTAGAAACTGCTTCAAGAATATTAAAAGtagattcaaaaaatatcgaaatcgaaagaagaatattgaaagtAGCATCCCAATTGgcaatattgaaaaatagaGGATTGCCACTAACCATTGGCGAAGAGAAAATGTGGGGCCAATTCAAACATTTATTGGATAAAAGTAATGATCCTGCTGGGCTAGGTAAAAGTAACGAATTATGGGCGAGGTTAGCCGTTCTGAAAGAACGAGCTAAAAGCCTTTCAGATAAATTAGATAATACTATGCTTgtcattaatgaaaatggcGGCAATGAgatcaaacaaaaaagaGACAGTACAGATGATACTAGCGAAATTAAAATAGATAAGATAGCCCACATTTTAAGCAATCAACAACGTGGTATCTCTTACTTAAACGAcattttggaaaaagaTAATGCATCAATCGATGAAAGactaaagaagaaatga
- the NAT3 gene encoding peptide alpha-N-acetyltransferase complex B subunit NAT3 (similar to Saccharomyces cerevisiae NAT3 (YPR131C); ancestral locus Anc_3.465): MTTVQPFEATDLFKLNNVNLDTLTENFPLEFYFEYLILWPELFFKSVEYTANSNSNHDISGYMMAKTEGKGQEWHSHITAVTVCPEFRRISLASMLCNTLEAITDSEPHNVNFIDLFVKCNNQLAIMLYEKLGYSVYRRVVGYYNSNEDGYPETLKKINDGKDAFDMRKAMARDKGQNIRKDGRKHKCYPHEVKF; encoded by the coding sequence ATGACCACTGTACAGCCTTTTGAGGCAACTGATTTGTTCAAGTTAAATAATGTAAATTTGGATACTCTTACAGAAAACTTCCCACTAGagttttattttgaatacCTCATATTATGGCCAGAACTATTCTTCAAGAGTGTTGAATATACTGCAAATAGCAACTCAAATCATGATATCTCAGGATATATGATGGCAAAAACTGAAGGAAAAGGGCAGGAATGGCATTCTCATATCACCGCAGTTACTGTCTGTCCTGAGTTCCGTAGAATATCGCTAGCTTCAATGTTGTGCAATACATTAGAAGCCATCACTGATTCTGAACCACACAATGTTAATTTCATCGATTTATTCGTAAAATGCAATAACCAATTGGCTATAATGCTTTATGAAAAGCTGGGTTATTCCGTCTATCGACGAGTTGTTGGCTACTATAATTCTAATGAAGATGGATACCCTGAGACGctgaaaaagattaatgATGGTAAGGATGCATTTGATATGAGAAAAGCCATGGCAAGAGATAAGGGAcaaaatattagaaaagaTGGGAGAAAGCATAAATGTTACCCCCATGAAGTGAAATtctga
- the CTF4 gene encoding chromatin-binding protein CTF4 (similar to Saccharomyces cerevisiae CTF4 (YPR135W); ancestral locus Anc_3.473), with protein sequence MSVTVVEKTVFDYGGKTLISLAEDNNLLCVANKNGMTKILKTNNPEEEPEVIEIVKDLTSIRGSGIANFIITTSKGDAFNYCFTEPKESLIYRSALPLRDSAVVHSGKMCVLGGDDLELTIVDLGSDSDNTKATIKTDEQISQLSYTPKTNILAVSTINGVVSFYSMTSTKPNKVHELPGYIPENAYNATIQDKLLNQVLDEGDDSDSDLDNNLDEEKITDPEFCEENRISTRAAWHPNGLYFALPCKDSTIKIFTINDYSLIKTVSNLSHLNSKFIDLQFDTVHGNYLAAIDLENKLTVWNWQTSQIHYTHQFKQKITNIIWKANASKNDMDIILGTWSGAVLTVQSVAESLNLTEPLASRESSSLKPKSKNGLFVDSDSELENALESRSGENHVNDMAEESNGEENENDNDAADSGTLFSDVNENESKRKYHFDDEEDFIDDDDGAGYVTNAKKLNNATYNDKHSYRRNNAVNFVQDRSSHFHYRPISPGATPFGSTDRRYLTMNTIGYVSTVRNSEQNSITVSFFDIGKFSEYHFEDVFGYDVCYLNEIGTLFAQSKTGQLQYRPHDSTHSNWTKLIPLSKDERITSIAATPKLIIVGTSLGYVRIFNEFAVPLAIEKMSPIVALTAHEYKIFSVHFSQFHGVSYSLFEQTPSASKYYQRECSLPISLPSFSLNIDEEFDTNFEKFNPMGIRSLFFSIYGDPCIFGADGVLLVLNKWRSSLQSRWVPVLDSSMEIWKMAGGKENNDVHVWPLGLSYDTLNCILVKGKHIWPEFPLPLPSEMEIRIPILVKAQLLQEHKERLQKEEDAFHDESDEEQKVEKEIVVPVNMAAEEELLRSKILSTLLTDTLENDGELYGNEQDILASLNGAYDKSLLRLFAVACSEQNAARALSLARELKQDKALTAAAKISERAEMMALMKKVNDIREARFEEQMNNI encoded by the coding sequence ATGTCTGTTACTGTAGTCGAAAAGACGGTGTTCGATTATGGTGGAAAAACCTTAATCAGTTTAGCAGAAGACAATAACTTATTGTGCGTTGCTAACAAGAATGGTATGACAAAGATTCTTAAGACAAATAACCCAGAAGAGGAGCCAGAAGTCATAGAAATTGTGAAAGATTTGACCTCTATCAGGGGTAGTGGCATAGCGAATTTTATCATAACAACTTCAAAGGGTGATGCATTCAATTATTGTTTCACTGAACCAAAGGAATCTTTGATATACAGATCGGCGTTACCTTTACGTGATTCTGCTGTTGTACATTCTGGGAAAATGTGTGTACTTGGTGGTGATGATTTGGAACTGACAATTGTCGATTTAGGCAGCGATAGTGATAACACAAAGGCTACTATTAAGACTGATGAGCAGATTTCTCAATTATCTTATACTCCAAAGACTAACATCCTCGCCGTATCGACAATCAATGGCGTAGTGTCTTTCTACTCAATGACATCAACAAAACCAAATAAAGTTCATGAATTGCCCGGTTATATCCCAGAAAATGCTTATAATGCTACAATTCAAGACAAGCTATTGAATCAGGTATTAGACGAGGGGGATGATAGTGACAGTGATTTAGATAACAATttggatgaagaaaaaatcacTGATCCAGAATTCTGTGAAGAGAATAGGATTTCTACTCGTGCAGCATGGCATCCTAACGGACTATATTTTGCACTACCTTGTAAAGACTCCACaatcaagatatttacAATCAATGATTATTCCTTGATTAAGACGGTTAGTAATTTAAGTCATTTGAATtccaaatttattgatttacAATTCGATACTGTCCATGGTAATTATTTGGCAGCAATTGACCtggaaaataaattaactGTTTGGAATTGGCAAACTTCTCAGATTCATTATACTCACCaattcaaacaaaaaattacCAACATAATATGGAAAGCTAATGCCAGTAAAAATGATATGGATATTATATTGGGTACTTGGTCCGGTGCTGTTTTGACAGTTCAAAGTGTGGCCGAATCCTTAAATTTAACAGAACCATTAGCAAGCAGAGAAAGCTCAAGTTTAAAaccaaaatcaaagaatgGTCTCTTTGTTGATTCAGATTCGGAACTCGAAAATGCACTTGAATCACGCTCTGGAGAAAATCACGTAAATGATATGGCCGAAGAATCTAATGGGGAGgagaatgaaaatgataatgatgcTGCTGACTCTGGTACTTTGTTTTCTGAtgtcaatgaaaatgaaagcAAGAGAAAGTATCATTTCGATGACGAGGAGGATTTtatagatgatgatgatggtgcAGGATATGTTACAAACgctaaaaaattaaataatgcTACATACAACGATAAACATTCCTATCGTCGAAATAACGCGGTAAATTTTGTTCAAGATAGATCATCTCATTTTCACTACCGACCAATTTCTCCTGGTGCAACCCCATTCGGTTCAACTGATAGGCGTTATCTGACCATGAATACTATTGGCTATGTCTCGACCGTCCGCAATAGTGAACAAAATAGTATAACTGTGTCATTTTTCGATATAGGAAAGTTTAGTGAATATCACTTCGAAGACGTTTTTGGCTACGATGTCTGCTACTTGAACGAAATTGGAACCTTGTTTGCGCAATCTAAAACAGGTCAGTTGCAGTATAGACCACATGACAGCACGCATTCTAACTGGACAAAACTTATTCCACTATCGAAGGATGAGAGGATCACGTCGATTGCGGCCACACCGAAATTAATCATAGTAGGAACATCCCTAGGTTATGTTAGAATCTTCAATGAGTTTGCAGTTCCATTggcaattgaaaaaatgtcaCCTATAGTAGCATTGACTGCGCATGAATATAAAATCTTTTCAGTTCATTTTTCTCAGTTTCATGGAGtttcatattctttattCGAACAAACTCCCTCAGCCTCAAAGTATTATCAAAGAGAATGCTCGTTGCCAATATCATTGCCTTCGTTCAGTCTTAATATAGATGAGGAGTTTGATACCAATTTCGAAAAGTTCAATCCAATGGGTATAAGGAGTTTGTTCTTTTCTATTTATGGTGATCCCTGTATTTTTGGTGCTGACGGTGTGCTTCTCGTACTTAATAAATGGAGATCTTCTCTTCAAAGTAGATGGGTGCCTGTACTAGATAGTTCTATggaaatttggaaaatggCCGGCggtaaagaaaataatgatgtcCACGTTTGGCCATTGGGTTTGAGTTATGATACACTTAACTGTATACTGGTAAAAGGTAAACATATTTGGCCTGAATTTCCATTACCTCTTCCTTCAGAAATGGAAATTAGAATACCCATCTTAGTTAAAGCACAACTACTACAAGAGCACAAGGAGAGATTGcaaaaggaagaagacGCATTCCATGATGAGTCCGATGAGGAGCAAAAAGTGGAGAAAGAAATCGTGGTACCGGTAAATATGGCCGCTGAAGAGGAGCTGCTTCGTTCAAAGATTCTCTCCACGTTGCTTACAGATACCTTGGAAAATGATGGAGAATTATATGGTAACGAACAGGACATTTTGGCATCCTTAAATGGTGCATATGACAAATCATTGTTAAGATTATTCGCCGTGGCTTGCTCGGAGCAAAATGCAGCAAGAGCATTGTCGTTAGCTAGAGAATTGAAGCAAGATAAAGCATTAACTGCGGCAGCTAAGATTTCTGAAAGAGCTGAAATGATGGCattaatgaagaaagtCAACGATATAAGGGAGGCGAGATTTGAGGAACAGATGAACAACATTTaa
- the SPN1 gene encoding transcription factor SPN1 (similar to Saccharomyces cerevisiae SPN1 (YPR133C); ancestral locus Anc_3.468): MDPDHSININNTSNVVEEAQINEIQTPSVEPITFDNNGNEPAVQDGDHHASKSNTEENDVVVDRAIIDNIPVEDDAPVERKRKHIASGNDSEEDSEEENNQVDTTPEVDTGRPMTKRQELEDRLDRLLKKPKVRRSRRDEDDLEQYLDEKILRLKDEMNIAAQMDIETLNKRIETGNTSLIAIQKVRLLPKVESILSKANLADTILDNNLLQSVRIWLEPLPDGSLPSFEIQKSLFAAIKDLPIKTEHLKESGLGRVMIFYTKSKRVEPQLSRMADRLIAEWTRPIIGASDNYRDLRITKLEFDYERSRKKSALDSAISRKRKLNKTNSATGERSNTQTLYEQAAARRNRAAAPAQTTTDYKYAPVSNLSAIQNNARTTGVGSTLTNNDMYKRLNASLHKNKKK, encoded by the coding sequence ATGGATCCAGATCATagtattaatattaataatacaTCAAACGTCGTTGAGGAAGCTCAAATTAATGAGATTCAGACGCCTTCTGTGGAGCCAATAACATTCGATAATAACGGGAATGAACCTGCCGTTCAAGACGGTGACCATCATGCGTCTAAGTCAAAtactgaagaaaatgatgttGTAGTAGATAGGGCCATCATAGATAACATCCCTGTGGAGGATGATGCTCCAGTCGAGAGAAAACGTAAACATATTGCTTCTGGGAATGattcagaagaagattcagAGGAGGAAAATAATCAGGTTGATACGACGCCAGAAGTAGACACAGGCAGACCAATGACTAAACGTCAAGAGTTAGAAGATAGATTAGATAGGCTATTGAAAAAGCCAAAAGTCAGAAGGTCAAGAagagatgaagatgatttagaGCAATATTTAGacgaaaaaattttaagacTTAAGgatgaaatgaatattGCTGCTCAAATGGATATAGAAACCTTGAATAAGAGGATTGAAACTGGTAATACCTCTTTAATTGCTATCCAGAAAGTCAGACTGTTACCAAAGGTAGAAAGCATACTATCGAAGGCAAATTTAGCAGATACTATTTTAGATAATAATCTTCTACAGAGTGTCAGAATCTGGCTGGAACCATTACCCGATGGATCTCTGccatcttttgaaattcaaaagtcACTCTTTGCTGCTATCAAAGATTTACCAATAAAAACAGAACATTTAAAAGAAAGTGGACTCGGTAGGGTGATGATCTTTTATACCAAATCCAAACGTGTGGAACCACAGTTATCTAGAATGGCTGATAGACTAATTGCGGAATGGACAAGACCCATCATTGGGGCATCTGATAATTATAGAGATCTAAGAATTACCAAATTAGAATTTGACTATGAAAGatcaagaaagaaatcTGCATTAGACTCAGCTATCAGcagaaagagaaaactTAATAAAACCAACAGCGCTACTGGCGAAAGATCAAATACGCAAACATTATATGAGCAAGCTGCtgcaagaagaaataggGCAGCTGCACCTGCACAAACGACAACAGATTATAAATACGCCCCTGTCAGCAACCTAAGCGCCATACAAAATAATGCAAGGACTACTGGTGTTGGCTCTACTTTAACCAATAATGATATGTACAAGAGATTAAATGCAAGTCTCCAtaaaaacaagaagaaatag